The following coding sequences lie in one Streptomyces xiamenensis genomic window:
- a CDS encoding aldehyde dehydrogenase family protein, translating to MTTATATQAFWLAGQQATGTDTLEVTSPWDGRHLATVSVPTHEQTEAAVAAAAAVAAEFAATPAHVRAAALDHVGARLAERAEEIARLISAENGKPIKWARTEVARCRSVFRWAADEARRFNGGTGQRLDADAGGEGRLALTRRIPYGPVLGIAPFNFPLNLCAHKVAPAIAAGAPIILKPAPATPLSGLLLGELLAETDLPAGAFSVLPVPNDAMPDLVRDERLPIISFTGSAPVGWSIRDSVPRKRVTLELGGNGAAIVLGDYSSDADLDWAAQRIATFSNYQGGQSCISVQRVVVDATLHDRLLPRLIEAVRNLVTGDPADDATDVGPLVSEDAARRVESWVDQARDAGATVLTGGTRDGASYAPTVLADVPADALVSHEEIFGPVMTVTTVENEEAAYAAANDSRYGLQAGLFTHDLRAAFRAHRALQVGGVIVGDVPSYRADQMPYGGVKDSGVGREGVRYAMEDYTYERVMVLTGIEL from the coding sequence ATGACGACAGCGACTGCCACCCAGGCGTTCTGGCTGGCCGGGCAGCAGGCCACCGGTACGGACACCCTGGAGGTGACCTCCCCCTGGGACGGCCGGCATCTGGCTACGGTGAGCGTGCCCACGCACGAACAGACCGAGGCGGCGGTGGCCGCCGCAGCCGCCGTGGCCGCCGAGTTCGCCGCCACCCCCGCGCATGTACGCGCCGCCGCGCTCGACCACGTCGGCGCCCGGCTCGCCGAACGCGCCGAGGAGATCGCCCGGCTCATCAGCGCGGAGAACGGCAAGCCCATCAAGTGGGCCAGGACCGAGGTCGCCCGCTGCCGCTCCGTCTTCCGCTGGGCCGCGGACGAGGCGCGCCGCTTCAACGGCGGTACCGGCCAGCGACTGGACGCCGACGCCGGCGGCGAGGGCCGGCTCGCGCTCACCCGCCGCATCCCCTACGGCCCGGTGCTCGGCATCGCGCCTTTCAACTTCCCGCTGAACCTCTGCGCCCACAAGGTGGCCCCCGCCATCGCCGCGGGCGCGCCGATCATCCTCAAGCCCGCCCCCGCCACCCCGCTCTCCGGGCTGCTGCTGGGCGAACTGCTGGCCGAGACCGACCTGCCCGCCGGAGCCTTCAGCGTGCTGCCGGTGCCCAACGACGCCATGCCCGACCTGGTGCGCGACGAGCGGCTGCCGATCATCTCCTTCACCGGCTCCGCGCCGGTCGGCTGGTCCATCCGCGACTCCGTGCCGCGCAAGCGCGTCACCCTGGAACTGGGCGGCAACGGGGCGGCGATCGTCCTCGGTGACTACTCCTCCGACGCCGACCTGGACTGGGCCGCCCAGCGCATCGCCACCTTCTCCAACTACCAGGGCGGCCAGTCCTGCATCTCCGTACAGCGCGTCGTCGTCGACGCCACCCTGCACGACCGGCTGCTCCCCCGGCTGATCGAAGCCGTACGGAACCTGGTCACCGGCGACCCGGCGGACGACGCCACCGACGTCGGTCCGCTCGTCAGCGAGGACGCCGCCCGCCGCGTGGAGTCCTGGGTCGACCAGGCCAGGGACGCCGGCGCCACCGTCCTCACCGGCGGCACCCGGGACGGCGCCAGCTACGCGCCCACCGTGCTCGCCGACGTCCCCGCCGACGCCCTGGTGAGCCATGAGGAGATCTTCGGCCCGGTGATGACCGTCACCACCGTCGAGAACGAGGAAGCCGCCTACGCCGCCGCCAACGACTCGCGGTACGGCCTCCAGGCGGGCCTGTTCACCCACGACCTGCGCGCCGCCTTCCGCGCCCACCGGGCCCTGCAGGTCGGCGGCGTGATCGTCGGCGACGTGCCGTCCTACCGCGCCGACCAGATGCCCTACGGCGGCGTCAAGGACTCCGGCGTCGGCCGCGAGGGCGTGCGGTACGCCATGGAGGACTACACCTACGAGCGGGTGATGGTGCTCACCGGCATCGAGCTCTAG
- a CDS encoding TRM11 family SAM-dependent methyltransferase: MNAMHTYGFLLLPSHNRLYAAGAADLARAELLVLSDAVLDGAVREVAAAELGGVPYVTFRAPELTAGQLRHVANLSSLYALFLIEGEPDAPALRPVPVERLDRFPSDLITIQKYPGKTNEDFTKLLLNVTAMACDAPQRLLSGGLRVLDPLCGRGTTLNQALMYGLDSAGVEQDARSVEAYENFLRHWLKAGRLKHRAESGQVRRDKRTLGRRLSVEIGENKELYKKGQSIGLTVVQADTVASDQFFRPGSFDLIVTDAPYGVRYGSRTRGEGGGLTRSPLPLLSEAVPVWARLLRTGGAIGISWNTYGATRAELAEVLADAGFEVRDTEPYRGFEHRVDQAITRDLIVARKTA, translated from the coding sequence ATGAACGCGATGCACACCTACGGTTTCCTGCTGCTGCCCTCCCACAACCGGCTGTACGCGGCCGGCGCCGCCGACCTGGCGCGCGCCGAGCTGCTGGTCCTCAGCGACGCGGTGCTGGACGGCGCCGTGCGGGAGGTGGCCGCGGCCGAACTGGGCGGGGTGCCGTATGTGACGTTCCGCGCGCCGGAGCTGACCGCCGGGCAGCTTCGCCACGTGGCGAACCTGTCCTCCCTGTACGCGCTGTTCCTGATCGAGGGGGAGCCGGACGCTCCGGCGCTGCGCCCGGTGCCGGTGGAGCGGCTCGACCGGTTCCCCAGTGATCTGATCACCATCCAGAAGTACCCGGGGAAGACCAATGAGGACTTCACCAAGCTGCTGCTGAATGTGACGGCGATGGCGTGCGACGCCCCGCAGCGGCTGCTCAGCGGCGGACTGCGGGTGCTCGACCCGCTGTGCGGGCGCGGCACCACGCTCAACCAGGCGCTCATGTACGGCCTGGACTCCGCCGGGGTCGAGCAGGACGCGCGCAGCGTCGAGGCGTACGAGAACTTTCTGCGGCACTGGCTGAAGGCCGGCCGGCTCAAGCACCGCGCGGAGAGCGGGCAGGTCCGCCGGGACAAGCGGACGCTGGGGCGGCGGCTGTCGGTGGAGATCGGCGAGAACAAGGAGCTGTACAAGAAGGGGCAGTCGATCGGGCTGACCGTGGTGCAGGCGGACACGGTGGCCAGTGATCAGTTCTTCAGGCCCGGCTCGTTCGACCTGATCGTGACGGACGCGCCGTACGGGGTGCGGTACGGCAGCAGGACCCGCGGCGAGGGCGGCGGGCTGACCCGTTCCCCGCTGCCGCTGCTGAGCGAGGCGGTGCCGGTGTGGGCGCGACTGCTGCGCACCGGTGGCGCCATCGGCATCTCGTGGAACACCTATGGCGCCACCCGCGCGGAGCTGGCGGAGGTGCTGGCGGACGCGGGCTTCGAGGTACGGGACACGGAGCCGTACCGGGGTTTCGAGCACCGGGTGGATCAGGCCATCACCCGGGACCTGATCGTGGCGCGGAAGACGGCCTGA
- a CDS encoding glycoside hydrolase family 3 C-terminal domain-containing protein, translating to MTAHQPAFRNPQLSVAERVTDLLDRLTPAERLAMLHQYAPAVERLAVPAFRTGQEALHGVAWMGPATVFPQAVGLGATWNPELVRRVGEAVGREVRAMRAHDDRVGLNVWSPTVNLLRHPLWGRNEEGYAEDPHLTSAIAVAYTRGLRGEHPVYWRTAPVLKHWLAHNHEADRDTASTSVRARVLHEYELPAFRGPVRAGSVAGVMPAYNLVNGRPNHLSPLLAEHLRTWSEQPLVVCSDAGAPSNIAGSEAYYPSHEEGLAAALRAGVDSFTDHGEDSAPSVERLGAALERGLIGQEDIDEAARRLLDMRFRLGDFDPGLDPFAAEAAFDTPEHRELAREAAEQAVVLLKNDGLLPLRPGLRIAVVGLLADEVKLDWYSGTLLRGVSPLAGLREHPAVGSVTFAEGTDRIRLRTAEGWVSVPAADPEVAVGDRAAAGALDPALIAGRTDLAPLTVTAGSDPEQGSVLDLVDWGEGVLTLRAADGLYVSVAEDGLLRASAAQPGGWVIQEVFTLEPHADGQLLRHRATGRPVAVTPGGLSVAQDAGEGAVFTVETVRRGVDEVARAAADADVVVVVAGNDPHLNGRETEDRPSLALPPQQEALWQAAHAANERTVLVLSSSYPYAVDAADATLPALLWTAHGGQAAGTALARVLLGDVSPAGRLPQTWYGADAELPGPLDYDLIGSRTTYLYYDGTPLYPFGHGLSYTSFGYADASVRQEGETLTAEVTVRNTGTVAGEEVVQVYAVATAPSVPRPHRALVAHRRVALAPGEARRLTFEVPLAEALGFWDVAHGRWTVEPGGYELHIGSSSRDIRERTHLTLDGEPVPPRAVRAAGLAAADFDEADGVEIIDLSRSAGDAVTAAGGAPGRLLFRRCDLGTGGGPAVVTVRVARQEPGEGVLSLRVPGAGGAELTLAVPSTGDRYAYTTVRGELPVPPDGVADLELTVGAGVRVDRLEFG from the coding sequence GTGACAGCCCATCAGCCGGCCTTCCGCAACCCCCAGCTGAGCGTCGCGGAACGGGTCACCGATCTGCTGGACCGGCTGACCCCGGCCGAGCGGCTCGCGATGCTCCATCAGTACGCCCCCGCCGTCGAACGACTGGCGGTTCCGGCCTTCCGCACCGGCCAGGAAGCCCTGCACGGCGTCGCCTGGATGGGACCGGCCACGGTCTTCCCGCAGGCGGTCGGGCTCGGCGCCACCTGGAACCCGGAGCTGGTGCGGCGCGTCGGCGAGGCCGTGGGCCGTGAGGTGCGGGCCATGCGGGCGCACGACGACCGGGTCGGGCTCAACGTCTGGTCCCCCACCGTCAACCTGCTGCGCCACCCGCTGTGGGGCCGCAACGAGGAGGGGTACGCGGAGGACCCGCACCTGACCTCGGCCATCGCCGTCGCGTACACCCGCGGGCTGCGCGGGGAGCACCCCGTGTACTGGCGTACCGCGCCGGTGCTCAAGCACTGGCTGGCGCACAACCACGAGGCCGACCGGGACACCGCCTCCACCTCGGTGCGGGCGCGGGTGCTGCACGAGTACGAGCTGCCCGCCTTCCGCGGCCCGGTGCGGGCCGGCTCGGTGGCCGGGGTGATGCCCGCGTACAACCTCGTCAACGGCCGTCCCAACCACCTCTCCCCGCTGCTGGCGGAGCACCTGCGCACCTGGAGCGAGCAGCCGCTGGTGGTCTGCTCGGACGCCGGCGCGCCCAGCAACATCGCCGGTTCCGAGGCGTACTACCCCAGCCACGAGGAGGGCCTGGCCGCCGCGCTGCGTGCCGGGGTGGACAGCTTCACCGACCACGGCGAGGACTCCGCGCCGTCGGTGGAGCGGCTCGGCGCCGCGCTGGAGCGCGGGCTGATCGGCCAGGAAGACATCGACGAGGCGGCGCGCCGTCTGCTGGACATGCGGTTCCGGCTGGGCGACTTCGACCCCGGGCTCGACCCGTTCGCGGCGGAGGCGGCGTTCGACACCCCCGAGCACCGCGAGCTGGCGCGGGAGGCCGCCGAGCAGGCCGTGGTCCTGCTGAAGAACGACGGGCTGCTGCCGCTGCGTCCGGGGCTGCGGATCGCCGTGGTCGGCCTGCTGGCGGACGAGGTGAAGCTCGACTGGTACAGCGGGACGCTGCTGCGCGGGGTCAGCCCGCTGGCCGGGCTGCGCGAGCACCCGGCGGTGGGCTCGGTGACCTTCGCGGAGGGCACCGACCGGATCCGGCTGCGTACGGCGGAGGGCTGGGTGAGCGTGCCCGCCGCCGACCCGGAGGTCGCGGTCGGCGACCGGGCGGCGGCCGGGGCCCTTGACCCGGCGCTGATCGCGGGGCGCACCGACCTGGCGCCGCTGACGGTGACGGCCGGCTCCGACCCGGAGCAGGGGTCCGTGCTGGACCTGGTCGACTGGGGCGAGGGCGTGCTGACGCTGCGCGCCGCCGACGGGCTGTACGTGTCGGTCGCCGAGGACGGACTGCTGCGGGCGTCGGCGGCGCAGCCCGGAGGCTGGGTGATCCAGGAGGTGTTCACCCTGGAGCCGCACGCCGATGGGCAGCTGCTGCGGCACCGGGCGACCGGGCGGCCGGTCGCGGTGACCCCGGGCGGGCTGAGCGTCGCGCAGGACGCCGGCGAGGGCGCGGTGTTCACCGTGGAGACGGTGCGGCGGGGCGTGGACGAGGTGGCCCGGGCGGCGGCGGACGCCGACGTGGTGGTCGTGGTGGCGGGCAACGACCCGCATCTGAACGGCCGCGAGACCGAGGACCGGCCCTCCCTGGCGCTGCCCCCGCAGCAGGAGGCGCTGTGGCAGGCGGCGCACGCCGCCAACGAGCGCACCGTGCTGGTGCTCTCCTCCTCCTACCCCTACGCGGTCGACGCCGCCGATGCCACGCTGCCCGCGCTGCTGTGGACGGCGCACGGCGGGCAGGCGGCCGGTACGGCGCTGGCCCGGGTGCTGCTGGGCGACGTCTCCCCCGCGGGGCGGCTGCCGCAGACCTGGTACGGGGCGGACGCCGAGCTGCCGGGCCCGCTGGACTACGACCTGATCGGCTCGCGCACCACGTATCTCTACTACGACGGCACGCCGCTGTATCCGTTCGGCCACGGGCTCTCGTACACGTCCTTCGGCTACGCGGACGCGTCGGTGCGGCAGGAGGGCGAGACGCTGACCGCCGAGGTGACCGTCCGGAACACCGGCACGGTGGCCGGCGAGGAAGTGGTCCAGGTGTACGCCGTGGCCACCGCGCCGAGCGTGCCCCGCCCGCACCGTGCGCTGGTCGCCCACCGGCGGGTGGCGCTGGCCCCGGGCGAGGCGCGACGGCTGACGTTCGAGGTGCCGCTGGCGGAGGCGCTGGGCTTCTGGGACGTGGCGCACGGGCGGTGGACGGTGGAGCCGGGCGGCTACGAGCTGCACATCGGCTCCTCCAGCCGGGACATCAGGGAGCGCACCCATCTGACGCTGGACGGCGAGCCGGTGCCGCCGCGCGCGGTGCGGGCGGCGGGTCTCGCGGCGGCGGACTTCGACGAGGCGGACGGCGTGGAGATCATCGATCTCTCCCGTTCGGCGGGCGACGCGGTGACCGCTGCCGGCGGGGCGCCCGGCCGGCTGCTGTTCCGGCGCTGCGACCTCGGGACGGGCGGCGGCCCGGCCGTCGTCACGGTGCGGGTGGCCCGCCAGGAGCCGGGTGAGGGCGTCCTCTCGCTGCGGGTTCCGGGGGCCGGGGGTGCGGAGCTGACGCTCGCGGTGCCCTCCACGGGCGACCGCTACGCGTACACCACGGTGCGCGGCGAGCTGCCCGTCCCGCCGGACGGGGTGGCGGACCTGGAGCTGACCGTGGGCGCCGGGGTGCGGGTGGACCGGCTGGAATTCGGCTGA
- a CDS encoding extracellular solute-binding protein has protein sequence MTPLWGTPPRSGNEYWTAMDEAIGVKMNWQTQDGNTYGEKLGAVLAGSDIPDMVCVPGWELGGQIPQAISSRFADLGEYLSGDKVLDYPNLAAIPTAAWQSSVFGGALRGLPMPGAPIGGVLPYYRQDIFEENGWTPPTDPQEFIDFAKDITSPKNQVWACEDMKWSAFVIHGVLPEKPNYFAMVDGKLVNRYETDAFLEALEWTRKLYDAGVVHPDAVAVQGDSKNRFTAGQSLMFNDGDGTWHNLVAEQQAANPDFRMNAFDFFGADGDPVLWRANGSNIWTFINKSLSPDRIREALEIANFCAAPYGTIEQRMRNYGVEGTHYTVEDGVQVRTPLGEEQVAPETYVFICSPGSFVAYPDTPQMVQDLTSWQKRMLPFAQDPLFYGRQVQEPDRFANLADRFEALEDDVVRGNQSIKDMQQAVTEWRRNGGDQLRDWYQELLDSADA, from the coding sequence ATGACCCCGCTGTGGGGTACTCCGCCCAGGAGCGGCAATGAGTACTGGACGGCGATGGATGAGGCCATCGGCGTCAAAATGAACTGGCAGACCCAGGACGGCAACACCTACGGCGAGAAGCTCGGCGCCGTGCTGGCCGGGAGCGACATCCCGGACATGGTGTGTGTTCCCGGCTGGGAGCTGGGCGGCCAGATACCCCAGGCCATCTCCAGCCGCTTCGCGGACCTGGGCGAATACCTCTCCGGTGACAAGGTCCTCGACTACCCGAACCTCGCGGCGATCCCCACCGCCGCCTGGCAGTCCTCGGTCTTCGGCGGCGCGCTGCGCGGTCTGCCCATGCCGGGGGCCCCCATCGGCGGCGTCCTGCCCTACTACCGGCAGGACATCTTCGAGGAGAACGGCTGGACCCCGCCGACCGACCCGCAGGAGTTCATCGACTTCGCCAAGGACATCACCTCGCCCAAGAACCAGGTGTGGGCCTGCGAGGACATGAAGTGGTCGGCCTTCGTCATCCACGGTGTGCTGCCGGAGAAGCCCAACTACTTCGCCATGGTGGACGGCAAGCTCGTCAACCGCTACGAGACGGACGCCTTCCTCGAGGCCCTGGAGTGGACCCGCAAGCTGTACGACGCGGGCGTCGTCCACCCGGACGCGGTCGCCGTCCAGGGCGACAGCAAGAACCGTTTCACCGCCGGCCAGTCCCTGATGTTCAACGACGGTGACGGCACCTGGCACAACCTGGTCGCCGAACAGCAGGCCGCCAACCCGGACTTCCGGATGAACGCCTTCGACTTCTTCGGCGCCGACGGCGACCCGGTGCTGTGGCGGGCCAACGGCTCCAACATCTGGACGTTCATCAACAAGAGCCTGAGCCCGGACCGCATCCGCGAGGCCCTGGAGATCGCCAACTTCTGCGCCGCCCCGTACGGCACCATCGAGCAGCGGATGCGCAACTACGGCGTGGAGGGAACCCACTACACCGTCGAGGACGGTGTGCAGGTGCGCACCCCGCTGGGCGAGGAGCAGGTCGCACCCGAGACCTACGTCTTCATCTGTTCCCCGGGCTCGTTCGTCGCCTACCCCGACACCCCGCAGATGGTGCAGGACCTGACCAGCTGGCAGAAGCGGATGCTGCCCTTCGCGCAGGACCCGCTGTTCTACGGCCGGCAGGTGCAGGAGCCGGATCGCTTCGCCAACCTGGCCGACCGCTTCGAGGCGTTGGAGGACGACGTTGTCCGCGGCAACCAGTCGATCAAGGACATGCAACAGGCGGTCACCGAATGGCGGCGCAACGGCGGCGACCAGCTCCGCGACTGGTACCAGGAGCTGCTGGACAGCGCGGACGCGTGA
- a CDS encoding ABC transporter permease: MSQSTVPRSPKPREGGGGQAPPPAKHRKPGVLRAAAGRRDGPPQARGGTEAWRNRLRRDYPLILMTLPVIGLLVVFAYIPIAGNVIAFQFFSPYAGDGFFSSMANSAWVGLEHFQTMVNDRYFWGAVENTLVFSALQLLFFFPIPIGLAILINSILHNKVRAWAQAVLYLPHFFSWVLVITVFQQIFGGAGLIAQIMRDNDWGNGFDLMTDPGFFKWLITFQVIWKDAGWGIIVFLAALSMVNQELYESAAVDGANRWRRIWHITLPALRPVIALLLVLQVGNMLTVGMEQFLIQRTAVGVGASEVLDTYVWDRGIANHQFSYAAAVGIVKGIFSLALVLAANRVAHAMGEQGVYKKQ, translated from the coding sequence GTGTCACAGAGCACGGTCCCGCGTTCCCCCAAACCGCGGGAAGGAGGCGGCGGACAAGCTCCGCCGCCGGCGAAGCACCGAAAGCCGGGTGTCCTGCGCGCCGCCGCCGGCCGCCGCGACGGACCGCCGCAGGCACGCGGGGGCACCGAGGCCTGGCGGAACCGGTTGCGCCGCGACTATCCGCTGATCCTGATGACCCTCCCGGTCATCGGCCTGCTGGTGGTCTTCGCGTACATCCCGATCGCCGGGAACGTGATCGCCTTCCAGTTCTTCAGCCCGTACGCCGGGGACGGCTTCTTCAGCTCCATGGCGAACAGCGCCTGGGTGGGCCTGGAGCACTTCCAGACGATGGTGAACGACCGCTACTTCTGGGGTGCGGTCGAGAACACCCTGGTCTTCTCGGCGCTCCAGTTGCTGTTCTTCTTCCCGATCCCCATCGGGCTGGCGATCCTGATCAACAGCATCCTGCACAACAAGGTGCGGGCCTGGGCCCAGGCGGTGCTGTACCTGCCGCACTTCTTCTCCTGGGTGCTGGTGATCACCGTCTTCCAGCAGATCTTCGGCGGCGCCGGACTGATCGCCCAGATCATGCGGGACAACGACTGGGGCAACGGCTTCGACCTGATGACCGACCCCGGCTTCTTCAAGTGGCTGATCACCTTCCAGGTGATCTGGAAGGACGCCGGCTGGGGCATCATCGTCTTCCTGGCGGCGCTGTCCATGGTCAACCAGGAGCTGTACGAGTCCGCAGCCGTCGACGGCGCGAACCGCTGGCGCCGCATCTGGCACATCACCCTCCCCGCGCTGCGGCCGGTGATCGCGCTGCTGCTGGTCCTCCAGGTCGGCAACATGCTCACCGTGGGCATGGAACAGTTCCTCATCCAGCGCACCGCGGTCGGAGTCGGAGCCTCCGAGGTCCTCGACACCTATGTGTGGGACCGGGGCATCGCCAACCATCAGTTCAGCTACGCGGCCGCCGTCGGCATCGTCAAGGGGATCTTCTCCCTGGCGCTGGTCCTGGCAGCCAACCGGGTCGCCCACGCGATGGGCGAGCAGGGGGTGTACAAGAAGCAATGA
- a CDS encoding carbohydrate ABC transporter permease yields the protein MSDASVLVDDDEETKGKRTRPSWEEPPTQIGLAAKGTILAIALLAILFPLWIVVATSLSDAETISRTGGLVIIPDGISLDAYRELLSGGQVANAMWISVCITVIGTLFSMTTSVLAAYGLSRMNSLWHRPLLMTLLLTMFFGGAGLIPSYLLIQTLGLMNSYAAIILPMAVNVFNILVLRAFFMNIGTELIDSARIDGAGEFRILWQIVLPLSRAVLAVIALFYAVGYWGNYFAAFIYITDQEKLPLQNVLQQIVVRGERPMGMSAAIGSGQIPSLAVQTAVMVLALIPVAVLSPFVQKHFKKGMLIGAVKG from the coding sequence ATGAGTGACGCCAGTGTTCTCGTCGACGACGACGAAGAGACCAAGGGAAAGCGCACCAGGCCGTCATGGGAGGAACCGCCGACTCAGATCGGCCTGGCGGCCAAGGGCACCATCCTCGCGATCGCCCTGCTCGCCATCCTCTTCCCCCTGTGGATCGTGGTCGCCACCAGCCTGTCCGATGCAGAAACGATTTCCCGGACTGGCGGGCTGGTAATCATCCCGGACGGCATCAGCCTGGACGCCTACCGCGAACTGCTCAGCGGCGGTCAGGTGGCCAACGCGATGTGGATCTCGGTGTGCATCACCGTGATCGGCACGCTGTTCTCGATGACCACCTCGGTGCTCGCCGCGTACGGCCTGTCCCGGATGAACTCGCTGTGGCACCGGCCGCTGCTGATGACCCTGCTGCTGACGATGTTCTTCGGCGGCGCCGGGCTCATCCCGTCCTATCTGCTCATCCAGACCCTGGGCCTGATGAACAGCTACGCGGCGATCATCCTGCCGATGGCCGTGAACGTCTTCAACATCCTCGTGCTGCGCGCGTTCTTCATGAACATCGGCACCGAGCTGATCGACAGCGCCCGCATCGACGGCGCAGGCGAGTTCCGCATCCTGTGGCAGATCGTGCTGCCGCTGTCGCGCGCCGTGCTGGCCGTGATCGCGCTGTTCTACGCGGTCGGGTACTGGGGCAACTACTTCGCCGCCTTCATCTACATCACCGATCAGGAGAAGCTGCCGCTGCAGAACGTCCTGCAGCAGATCGTGGTGCGGGGCGAACGTCCCATGGGCATGTCGGCGGCCATCGGTTCCGGCCAGATCCCGAGCCTCGCGGTGCAGACCGCCGTGATGGTGCTGGCGCTGATCCCGGTGGCGGTGCTGTCCCCGTTCGTTCAGAAGCACTTCAAGAAGGGCATGCTCATCGGCGCCGTCAAGGGCTGA
- a CDS encoding beta-galactosidase, producing MAGLNDATRGRLLFGGDYNPEQWTPEIWREDIRLMKEAGVNLATVGVFSWATLEPRPGARNFGWLDEVLDLLHDARIGVALATPTASPPPWLGARHPETLPQDENGATVWYGARNQFCASSPLYREYAQRITTDLARRYGHHPALRVWHINNEYGTHCWCDESARHFRRWLRERYQDLDALNDAWGTAFWSQRYDSWEELIPPRRAQYLNNPAQLLDFRRFTSDALLECFTAERDIVAAHSPSGIPVTTNFMPLFSGLDGWRWAAEEDVVSVDIYPDPAVGRENPAGPAHGALVADLTRSQARGPWMLMEQAASAVNFRGVNKPKGEGLMRLWSLQAVARGADSLCFFQWRASRQGSEKFHSAMLPHAGETSRAFRRIRDLGAELDRLAGVTGTGVSAEIAILHDWPAWWASNQPGRPSAELDYPAILAAWHHALWQQNLTADLAHPEADLSGYKMVVIPQLYLLSDAALDGLAAYVRGGGHIVCGFFTGVADPDDRIREGGTDARLRAVLGLATIEEWWPLAAGETVALDDGTTGSLWSEDLTPAGARAEVSYAAGELSGRPALTRHTYGEGTARYVSTLPEPAALRALLARAAEAAGAAPTLPGAPEGVEAVRRGGLLFLLNHTREPITVPLHVPHSDLLTGHPHAADVRLERYGVAVLSPTPTQGSRTCSTQGEHAR from the coding sequence ATGGCAGGGCTGAACGACGCCACCCGGGGCCGACTGCTGTTCGGGGGGGACTACAACCCCGAGCAGTGGACGCCCGAGATCTGGCGCGAGGACATCCGGTTGATGAAGGAGGCCGGAGTCAATCTCGCCACCGTCGGCGTCTTCTCCTGGGCGACACTCGAACCCCGCCCGGGGGCGCGGAACTTCGGATGGCTGGACGAGGTCCTCGACCTCCTGCACGACGCCCGCATCGGCGTCGCGCTGGCCACACCGACCGCGTCCCCGCCCCCGTGGCTGGGCGCCCGGCACCCCGAGACACTGCCGCAGGACGAGAACGGTGCCACCGTCTGGTACGGCGCCCGCAACCAGTTCTGCGCCTCCTCGCCCCTGTACCGCGAGTACGCGCAGCGCATCACCACCGACCTCGCCCGCCGCTACGGCCACCACCCGGCCCTACGCGTGTGGCACATCAACAACGAGTACGGCACCCACTGCTGGTGCGACGAGAGCGCCCGGCACTTCCGCCGCTGGCTGCGCGAGCGCTACCAGGACCTGGACGCCCTGAACGACGCCTGGGGCACCGCCTTCTGGAGCCAGCGCTACGACTCCTGGGAGGAGCTGATCCCGCCGCGCCGGGCCCAGTACCTCAACAACCCCGCCCAACTGCTGGACTTCCGCCGCTTCACCAGCGACGCGCTGCTGGAGTGCTTCACCGCGGAACGCGACATCGTGGCGGCACACAGCCCTTCCGGAATTCCGGTCACCACCAACTTCATGCCGCTGTTCAGCGGTCTCGACGGCTGGCGCTGGGCGGCGGAGGAGGACGTCGTCTCGGTCGACATCTACCCCGACCCCGCCGTCGGCCGCGAGAACCCGGCCGGCCCCGCGCACGGCGCGCTGGTCGCCGACCTGACCCGCTCCCAGGCCCGCGGCCCGTGGATGCTGATGGAACAGGCCGCCTCCGCCGTCAACTTCCGCGGCGTCAACAAACCCAAGGGCGAGGGCCTGATGCGACTGTGGTCGCTCCAGGCGGTGGCGCGGGGCGCGGACTCCCTGTGCTTCTTCCAGTGGCGCGCCTCGCGGCAGGGCAGCGAGAAGTTCCACTCCGCGATGCTGCCGCACGCCGGCGAGACCTCGCGCGCCTTCCGGCGCATCCGTGACCTGGGCGCGGAGCTGGACCGGCTGGCCGGTGTCACCGGTACGGGGGTGAGCGCCGAGATCGCGATCCTGCACGACTGGCCCGCGTGGTGGGCCTCGAACCAGCCGGGCCGGCCCTCGGCCGAGCTGGACTACCCCGCGATCCTCGCCGCCTGGCACCACGCGCTGTGGCAGCAGAACCTCACCGCCGACCTCGCCCACCCCGAGGCCGATCTCAGCGGCTACAAGATGGTCGTCATCCCGCAGCTGTATCTGCTGTCGGACGCCGCGCTGGACGGCCTGGCGGCGTACGTACGCGGCGGCGGGCACATCGTGTGCGGCTTCTTCACCGGCGTCGCCGACCCCGATGACCGGATCCGCGAGGGCGGCACCGACGCGCGCCTGCGCGCCGTCCTGGGCCTGGCCACCATCGAGGAGTGGTGGCCGCTGGCGGCGGGGGAGACCGTCGCCCTGGACGACGGCACCACCGGCAGCCTGTGGAGCGAGGACCTGACGCCCGCGGGGGCGCGGGCGGAGGTGTCCTACGCCGCCGGCGAGCTGTCCGGCCGCCCCGCGCTCACCCGCCACACCTACGGCGAGGGCACCGCCCGGTACGTCTCCACGCTGCCCGAACCCGCCGCCCTGCGCGCGCTGCTGGCCCGCGCCGCCGAAGCCGCCGGCGCCGCCCCCACGCTGCCCGGCGCACCCGAGGGGGTGGAAGCCGTCCGCCGCGGCGGGCTGCTGTTCCTCCTCAACCACACACGTGAGCCGATCACCGTGCCCCTGCACGTCCCGCACAGCGATCTGCTCACCGGTCACCCCCACGCCGCCGACGTACGGCTGGAGCGGTACGGGGTGGCCGTGCTTTCCCCCACACCGACACAAGGGAGCCGCACATGCAGCACGCAAGGAGAGCACGCACGTTAG